One window from the genome of Rickettsiella endosymbiont of Xylota segnis encodes:
- a CDS encoding ankyrin repeat domain-containing protein: protein MFITDINKLLTKVFQQKCYLEDDLTSFYKLKFPNISSIEEFNEIKDNVEIFLSQYDVKTGTMAILYPKEASKVFILPINKLPLDQLLEKLDALFKDSQLHEAVNPNGVLRVKECLDNGANINNKNIVGDTVLHIATRKDYFPIVSLLLKKGASTNISNHKGETPLWIVDQNNDAIMGKAFIETVLDPKAEKPDLTMQVLIDYWDERIQKLANKPMNQGFVEGAVEGVPSPKKVKKLAQFFFSKTSPRIDEQQPEEAVIANLVK, encoded by the coding sequence ATGTTTATCACGGACATCAATAAATTATTAACCAAAGTATTTCAACAAAAATGTTATCTTGAGGATGATCTTACGTCATTTTATAAACTTAAATTTCCAAATATATCAAGTATTGAGGAATTTAATGAAATTAAAGATAATGTCGAAATATTTTTATCTCAATATGATGTTAAAACCGGAACTATGGCGATCCTTTATCCAAAAGAGGCGAGTAAAGTCTTCATATTACCGATAAATAAATTACCTCTAGATCAGCTTTTAGAAAAACTAGATGCTTTATTCAAAGATAGTCAATTACATGAAGCAGTTAATCCAAACGGTGTATTGCGAGTAAAAGAATGCTTAGATAACGGCGCTAATATTAATAATAAAAATATTGTTGGTGATACAGTGCTGCATATTGCCACGCGAAAAGACTATTTTCCCATTGTGAGTTTACTTTTAAAGAAAGGTGCCTCAACTAATATTTCGAATCACAAAGGTGAAACACCTTTATGGATTGTTGATCAAAATAATGATGCTATTATGGGAAAAGCGTTCATAGAGACTGTGTTAGATCCAAAGGCTGAGAAACCTGACTTGACTATGCAAGTACTTATTGATTATTGGGATGAACGAATTCAAAAACTGGCTAATAAGCCAATGAATCAAGGCTTTGTAGAAGGAGCAGTCGAAGGGGTACCCAGTCCTAAAAAAGTAAAAAAGCTTGCCCAATTCTTTTTTTCTAAGACTTCACCACGAATCGATGAGCAGCAGCCAGAAGAAGCAGTTATAGCAAACTTAGTCAAATAA
- the gshA gene encoding glutamate--cysteine ligase → MTTSSNNRYEIPCLASHCLEPLHQLEQRLLTAQTAIENWLREQWRKTPAPFYSSVDLRNAGFKLAPVDTNLFPAGFNNLSEDFIPLAVQAAQETLERLAPGCLRILLIPENHTRNNFYFENLFTLQDILSKAGFEVKIGSLLEDIEANKKIRLESGGSITLEPIHRQGDHIKVNDFLPCFILLNNDLANGIPKILHGIKQSILPNVNLGWHRRLKSNHFHHYEQVTKEFSELLNIDPWLITPYFSYCTGVDFMQREGEDCMLEKSQQILQATQKKYDHYHIKEKPYVVIKADAGTYGMGVLSIHEVEEIQQLNRKKRSDMMVSKGSRPINKVIIQEGVYTFETWNAAVAEPVVYMLGQYVVGGFYRVHTGRGVSDNLNTPGMQFEPLPFVQACNIPDHSGQQKGKCANRFYVYGVIARLALLAAAREQAEVLKQAE, encoded by the coding sequence ATGACTACATCGTCAAATAATCGATATGAGATCCCATGTCTGGCTTCACATTGCTTAGAACCGCTGCATCAGTTAGAACAGCGCTTACTGACTGCGCAAACAGCGATAGAAAATTGGTTACGTGAGCAATGGCGTAAAACACCGGCTCCTTTTTATTCCTCCGTCGATTTACGCAATGCCGGATTTAAATTAGCGCCAGTGGATACAAATTTGTTTCCTGCTGGGTTTAATAATTTGAGTGAAGATTTTATTCCATTGGCCGTGCAAGCAGCACAAGAAACCTTAGAGCGCTTAGCACCAGGATGTTTACGTATTTTATTGATTCCTGAAAATCATACTCGAAATAATTTTTATTTCGAAAATCTTTTCACATTACAAGATATTTTGAGTAAAGCTGGTTTTGAAGTAAAAATCGGATCCTTATTAGAAGACATCGAAGCAAACAAAAAGATTAGGCTAGAGTCAGGCGGCTCAATAACATTAGAACCCATCCACCGTCAGGGCGATCATATTAAAGTTAATGATTTTTTGCCTTGTTTTATTTTATTAAATAATGATTTAGCCAATGGTATTCCTAAAATATTACATGGAATAAAACAATCTATTTTACCAAATGTTAATTTAGGTTGGCATCGTCGTTTAAAATCAAATCATTTCCATCACTATGAGCAAGTGACCAAAGAATTTTCAGAATTATTAAATATAGATCCTTGGTTAATTACACCTTATTTTTCATATTGTACGGGTGTGGACTTTATGCAACGCGAAGGTGAAGATTGCATGCTAGAAAAAAGCCAACAAATATTACAAGCAACACAAAAAAAATATGATCACTATCATATTAAAGAAAAACCTTATGTGGTTATTAAAGCGGATGCAGGTACTTATGGCATGGGTGTGTTATCTATTCATGAAGTAGAAGAAATCCAACAACTCAACCGCAAAAAACGTAGTGATATGATGGTTTCTAAAGGTAGCCGGCCGATCAATAAGGTAATAATTCAAGAAGGGGTATATACATTTGAAACATGGAATGCTGCAGTGGCAGAGCCCGTAGTTTATATGCTCGGACAATATGTCGTCGGTGGATTTTATCGTGTTCACACCGGTCGTGGCGTTAGCGATAATCTGAATACACCCGGTATGCAATTTGAACCTTTGCCTTTTGTGCAAGCCTGTAATATTCCAGACCATAGCGGACAACAAAAAGGCAAATGCGCGAATCGGTTCTATGTTTACGGTGTGATTGCACGATTAGCTTTATTAGCGGCGGCACGCGAACAAGCTGAAGTTTTAAAGCAAGCGGAGTAA
- the gshB gene encoding glutathione synthase gives MLKALGVIMDPIAGINPKKDTTLALLLAAQQRHWPIFYMEVTDLFLINEKPYARMRRLQVKDDEKSWFSYDKETIAPLTSLSVILMRKDPPIDMQYIYVTQLLDKAEQQGVLIANRPQSLRDFNEKLFTLNFPQCCPPSLVTSTIHAAQEFLLEYQDIIAKPLDGMGGQSVFRLRTSDPNINVILETLTTNNQSYMMLQRYIPEVLAGDKRIIMINGEPIPYALARIAPPGETRANLAVGGKGKAIKLSERDVWICQQVGPSLREKGLILVGLDVIGDYLTEINITSPTGVREIDAQCNINISAQFIDAIFPNA, from the coding sequence ATGCTTAAGGCACTTGGCGTGATTATGGATCCCATAGCCGGGATTAATCCAAAAAAAGATACGACATTGGCTTTATTGCTAGCGGCACAACAACGTCATTGGCCAATTTTTTACATGGAAGTTACCGATCTTTTTTTGATTAATGAAAAGCCTTATGCGCGTATGCGCAGATTGCAGGTCAAGGATGATGAAAAAAGTTGGTTTTCTTATGATAAGGAAACTATTGCTCCACTCACAAGTTTATCAGTGATATTAATGCGAAAGGATCCTCCAATAGATATGCAGTACATTTATGTGACTCAATTGTTGGATAAAGCAGAGCAACAAGGCGTATTAATTGCTAATCGTCCACAAAGTCTGCGTGATTTTAATGAAAAATTATTTACATTAAATTTTCCACAATGTTGTCCTCCCAGTTTAGTGACATCTACTATTCATGCCGCACAAGAATTTTTGTTGGAATATCAAGATATTATCGCTAAACCTTTGGATGGTATGGGTGGTCAGTCAGTATTTAGATTGCGTACCAGTGATCCCAATATCAATGTCATCTTAGAAACCTTAACCACTAACAATCAATCTTATATGATGTTACAGCGCTATATTCCAGAAGTGCTTGCTGGAGATAAACGTATTATTATGATCAATGGCGAACCTATTCCTTATGCTTTGGCACGTATCGCGCCACCCGGTGAAACGCGAGCAAATTTGGCCGTAGGTGGAAAAGGTAAAGCCATTAAATTAAGCGAACGCGATGTTTGGATTTGTCAACAAGTAGGTCCTAGTTTACGAGAAAAAGGGTTAATACTTGTTGGCTTAGATGTGATTGGCGATTATTTAACCGAAATTAATATTACCAGCCCTACCGGTGTGCGTGAAATCGATGCGCAATGTAATATTAATATCAGTGCGCAATTTATCGATGCGATTTTTCCTAACGCATAA
- a CDS encoding NAD(P)H-hydrate dehydratase, which produces MIQPPSIQFEDFKQLLKPRRRDAHKGLFGHALIVGGDHGMTGAARLAAEAALRVGAGLVSVATRAESITAIICERPEIMAHAVKTGKDLIPLMQKVNVIVLGTGLGQKSWSKQLLSRILTAVQVKVLDADALNLLAKQCKKSDNWILTPHPGEAARLLDCTVKVIQANRIKAVKALQKKYGGVVVLKGAGSLICTDKSLRICLAGNPGMASGGMGDVLSGVIGGLLAQHFTLQQAAECGVYLHALAGDRAAAKNGERGLLASDLIPYLYQLIN; this is translated from the coding sequence TTGATACAACCCCCAAGTATACAGTTTGAAGATTTTAAGCAACTATTAAAACCACGACGCAGAGACGCGCATAAAGGTTTATTTGGCCATGCGCTGATAGTGGGTGGTGATCACGGCATGACAGGAGCAGCGCGTTTGGCGGCTGAAGCTGCATTACGCGTAGGTGCAGGTTTAGTAAGTGTGGCCACTCGAGCAGAATCGATTACTGCCATAATCTGTGAACGTCCTGAAATCATGGCACATGCAGTTAAAACTGGCAAAGACCTTATTCCTTTAATGCAAAAAGTCAATGTCATCGTATTAGGAACCGGCTTAGGTCAAAAAAGTTGGTCAAAGCAATTATTGTCGCGCATTTTAACGGCTGTACAAGTCAAAGTATTGGATGCGGATGCTTTGAATTTATTGGCGAAACAGTGTAAAAAATCAGACAATTGGATTTTAACGCCTCACCCGGGGGAAGCCGCCCGTTTATTGGACTGTACTGTAAAAGTAATTCAAGCAAATCGAATTAAGGCAGTTAAAGCATTACAAAAAAAATATGGCGGTGTTGTGGTGCTCAAAGGTGCGGGTAGTTTAATCTGTACAGACAAATCACTACGAATTTGTCTAGCTGGGAATCCAGGCATGGCCAGTGGAGGTATGGGGGATGTTTTAAGTGGCGTGATCGGTGGACTTTTGGCACAACATTTTACCTTACAACAAGCAGCAGAATGTGGTGTTTATTTACATGCACTGGCAGGTGATAGGGCGGCGGCAAAAAATGGTGAACGAGGTTTATTAGCCAGTGATTTAATACCGTATTTATATCAACTTATCAATTGA
- a CDS encoding DoxX family protein encodes MHKQYYSALVRVAIIGFFLSLIILAFTAHGVPANPIFFIVMLSLCGIIALCMMYRYLCVPFLFATFSVLAVLRILGLHKCFIPMIPVIMSLLCLVILFVYIAYHDVKQRPIILQGKPQEMFNMSAYEWHLSFIRIYVGFDLIAHCAEKLFAGRIPFRADVSAFAHLNVVDPSFFVRFSGLCELAGVISLGLGLLTRVGALGTSLYLIMATIIGHHFLKGFIWALPGGGWEYPVMWSVFILSYVVLGADEFSIDGVLDRKFNLPFWLKRLMGVMESDKKLSYKKISF; translated from the coding sequence ATGCACAAGCAATACTATTCAGCGTTGGTTAGAGTTGCCATTATTGGCTTTTTTTTAAGTTTAATCATACTTGCTTTTACTGCGCATGGAGTTCCTGCTAATCCGATTTTTTTTATTGTTATGTTAAGTTTATGCGGCATTATAGCATTGTGTATGATGTATCGTTACTTATGCGTTCCTTTTTTGTTTGCAACGTTTAGTGTACTAGCCGTGTTACGGATTTTAGGTTTACATAAATGTTTTATTCCTATGATCCCTGTCATTATGAGTCTACTGTGTTTAGTGATTTTATTTGTTTATATTGCTTATCATGATGTTAAACAACGACCTATTATCTTGCAGGGGAAACCTCAAGAAATGTTTAATATGTCTGCATATGAATGGCATCTTAGTTTTATTCGAATATACGTAGGGTTTGATCTCATTGCTCATTGTGCTGAAAAATTATTTGCCGGACGCATCCCTTTTCGAGCTGATGTAAGCGCTTTCGCACACTTAAATGTTGTCGATCCTAGTTTTTTCGTCAGATTTTCAGGCTTATGCGAATTAGCAGGCGTCATTTCATTAGGATTAGGCTTGTTAACCCGCGTTGGTGCGCTAGGCACCTCCTTATATTTAATTATGGCAACAATTATTGGACATCATTTTTTAAAGGGCTTTATTTGGGCGTTACCCGGTGGAGGCTGGGAATATCCAGTTATGTGGAGCGTTTTTATTCTGAGTTATGTTGTATTAGGTGCCGATGAGTTTTCTATCGATGGTGTTTTAGATAGGAAGTTTAATTTACCCTTTTGGCTAAAAAGATTAATGGGAGTCATGGAATCGGATAAGAAACTTTCATATAAAAAAATTAGCTTTTAA
- a CDS encoding class I SAM-dependent methyltransferase — protein MIKKDWDPAKYTQCSDFQYNAAIKFLETCSFKSGASILDIGCGNGKTTHYIASQLTSGQVIGIDKSADMIKFAKTHFKRDNLDFQVTDIKRLNSTAKYDAAVSFFCIPWVTNKALAFQNIGKALKNGAPIYILAAVYEKSQAELITHLTQKLHWHKYFKNYQSPFCYLNDTNYALYAEFVGINVSSVEKLYIPHAFKNRIEFHNFYLTLVPQISYLVDESKKNKFADELLEDYFKIKGNREYSVTIETIKFCGQKSTCSVGLNRSISRLSFFTTPVADNEEYEPHNYPKFLRLNGG, from the coding sequence ATGATTAAAAAAGACTGGGATCCTGCCAAGTATACTCAATGTTCTGATTTCCAATATAATGCTGCGATAAAATTTTTAGAGACTTGCTCTTTTAAAAGCGGTGCTTCTATTCTGGATATTGGCTGTGGTAATGGAAAAACAACGCATTACATTGCATCACAGCTTACTTCTGGACAAGTAATCGGGATCGATAAATCCGCTGACATGATAAAATTTGCAAAAACACATTTTAAACGAGATAACCTAGATTTTCAGGTTACCGATATTAAACGATTAAATTCTACAGCTAAATATGATGCTGCAGTTAGTTTTTTTTGCATCCCCTGGGTTACTAATAAAGCATTAGCCTTTCAAAATATTGGAAAAGCGCTGAAAAATGGAGCCCCTATCTATATCCTCGCGGCCGTTTATGAAAAAAGCCAGGCGGAACTAATCACTCATTTGACACAAAAGTTACATTGGCATAAGTATTTTAAAAATTATCAATCCCCTTTTTGCTATTTGAATGATACAAATTATGCTCTTTATGCTGAATTTGTAGGGATCAATGTTAGCTCGGTAGAAAAATTGTATATTCCACATGCATTCAAAAATAGAATAGAATTCCATAATTTTTATTTAACACTGGTGCCGCAAATCTCTTACCTTGTTGACGAAAGTAAAAAAAATAAATTTGCTGACGAACTTTTAGAGGATTATTTTAAAATCAAAGGAAATAGGGAATATAGTGTCACTATTGAAACAATCAAATTTTGCGGACAAAAATCAACTTGCTCAGTGGGTTTAAACCGCTCTATTTCTAGATTAAGTTTTTTTACAACGCCCGTAGCTGATAATGAAGAATATGAACCTCATAATTATCCAAAATTTCTTAGATTAAATGGGGGATAA
- a CDS encoding Rieske 2Fe-2S domain-containing protein: MTNWVDVIDAASFPVDTYQVFDWNGLSLLIFNLNGEFYAIKNLCTHEDQSLEGGEIEGEEIICPWHGAGFCIKTGAATRAPAFTGVKTFPARLIDGKVQVAIDV, from the coding sequence ATGACTAATTGGGTTGATGTAATCGATGCTGCCAGTTTTCCAGTGGATACTTATCAAGTATTTGACTGGAATGGCTTATCTTTATTGATTTTCAATCTAAATGGCGAATTTTATGCCATAAAAAATCTCTGTACACACGAAGATCAATCACTTGAAGGCGGCGAGATAGAAGGAGAAGAAATTATTTGTCCTTGGCATGGCGCTGGTTTTTGTATTAAAACGGGCGCTGCAACCCGTGCCCCTGCTTTTACTGGTGTCAAAACCTTCCCTGCTCGATTAATCGATGGCAAAGTCCAAGTCGCCATAGATGTTTAA
- a CDS encoding SUF system Fe-S cluster assembly protein, with the protein MMTLTPYPLTEDALITLKNTIIEALKGIYDPEIPVNIYDLGLIYNIFIDPQALVKIEMTLTSPGCPVAQTFPGIVENAINNVAGVSATQVELVWDPPWSTENMSEAAKLQLGML; encoded by the coding sequence ATGATGACACTGACACCCTATCCACTGACCGAAGACGCATTAATCACTTTAAAAAATACTATTATCGAAGCACTTAAAGGCATCTATGACCCAGAAATTCCGGTCAACATTTATGATTTAGGACTTATTTATAATATTTTTATTGATCCACAAGCATTGGTAAAGATTGAAATGACTTTAACTTCGCCGGGTTGTCCTGTAGCGCAAACTTTTCCCGGCATAGTGGAAAATGCGATCAATAATGTGGCGGGTGTCAGTGCAACGCAAGTGGAATTAGTGTGGGATCCACCTTGGAGCACTGAAAATATGTCCGAAGCCGCTAAATTACAATTAGGTATGCTATAA
- the sufU gene encoding Fe-S cluster assembly sulfur transfer protein SufU, giving the protein MMSDLRELYQEMILDHGRNPRHHHTMPLANRSANGFNQFCGDRLTVYLKIEQEKITGISFEGSGCAISMASASLMSEILSGKTLKQAEALFASFHQLLTSAATTSEQLQDLEKLAVFAGVKAYPARVKCATLAWHTLQAALKQNNALVSTEQQ; this is encoded by the coding sequence ATGATGTCAGATTTACGCGAACTATACCAAGAAATGATCCTAGACCATGGACGCAATCCTCGCCATCATCACACAATGCCGTTGGCGAATCGCTCAGCAAATGGTTTTAATCAGTTCTGTGGCGATCGCTTAACCGTATACCTTAAAATAGAACAGGAAAAAATTACAGGCATTAGCTTTGAAGGTTCAGGTTGCGCCATTTCTATGGCATCTGCTTCCTTGATGTCAGAGATATTATCGGGTAAAACACTTAAGCAAGCCGAAGCCTTATTTGCTAGCTTTCATCAGTTATTAACCAGTGCAGCCACCACATCTGAACAATTACAGGATCTAGAAAAATTAGCGGTATTTGCTGGTGTTAAAGCCTATCCAGCGCGCGTAAAATGCGCAACTTTGGCCTGGCATACCTTACAAGCCGCTTTGAAACAAAACAATGCATTAGTTTCTACCGAACAGCAATAA
- a CDS encoding cysteine desulfurase, with amino-acid sequence MKAFDIKKIRSDFPILQQKIKGKSLVYLDNAASTQKPRSVIERLDHFYRYENSNVHRGIHTLSELATEEFELSREKIQQFIHAKSFTEIIFVRGTTEAINLVAQTYGLSQIKAGDEIIISYMEHHANIVPWQILCAQTGAKLKVIPINDAGELLLEEYQRLLNQKTKLVAICHISNTLGTINPIKQIIDCAHANSPNTKVLVDGAQAVAHQKVDVQALDCDFYVFSGHKLFAPTGIGVLYGKQELLAAMPPYQGGGSMITEVSLEKSYYREPPYKFEAGTPHIAGAIGLGAAIDYLNLLDFAAVHLHEQQLFDYASKNLQTIQGLHLIGTAKEKAAILNFTVSDSRGIRIHGHDISDVLNTEVGVAVRAGQHCTMPLMQRFNVDSTVRASLAFYNNKADIDALISGLHTLKQLFK; translated from the coding sequence ATGAAAGCATTTGACATAAAAAAAATAAGATCTGACTTTCCTATTTTACAACAAAAAATAAAAGGCAAGTCTTTAGTTTACCTTGATAATGCAGCAAGCACGCAAAAACCACGTTCTGTTATCGAACGTTTAGACCATTTTTATCGTTATGAAAATAGTAATGTGCATCGTGGTATCCATACCTTAAGTGAATTAGCTACTGAAGAATTTGAATTAAGTCGTGAAAAAATTCAACAGTTTATTCATGCAAAATCGTTTACAGAAATTATTTTTGTACGCGGTACCACTGAAGCCATTAATTTAGTTGCGCAGACCTATGGTTTAAGCCAGATCAAAGCGGGCGATGAAATTATTATTTCGTATATGGAACATCATGCCAACATCGTCCCTTGGCAAATTTTATGTGCACAAACCGGCGCCAAACTAAAAGTCATCCCAATTAATGATGCAGGTGAATTACTACTGGAAGAGTATCAACGTTTACTCAACCAAAAAACTAAACTCGTCGCTATCTGCCATATTTCCAATACACTCGGAACTATTAACCCGATTAAACAAATTATTGATTGTGCCCATGCGAATAGTCCAAATACCAAAGTATTGGTCGACGGCGCGCAAGCAGTCGCTCATCAAAAAGTTGATGTACAAGCTTTAGATTGTGATTTCTATGTGTTTTCCGGTCATAAGTTATTTGCGCCGACGGGTATAGGTGTTTTATATGGTAAACAGGAATTATTAGCTGCCATGCCCCCTTATCAAGGTGGTGGCAGTATGATCACCGAAGTGAGTCTAGAAAAAAGCTATTACCGCGAACCGCCGTATAAATTTGAAGCCGGCACACCACACATTGCAGGAGCTATTGGTCTAGGAGCCGCAATTGACTATCTTAATCTATTAGATTTTGCTGCTGTACATCTTCATGAACAGCAATTATTCGACTATGCTAGCAAAAATTTACAAACGATTCAGGGCTTGCACTTAATCGGTACTGCCAAAGAAAAAGCGGCTATTTTGAATTTTACGGTCAGTGATTCACGTGGCATACGTATCCATGGACATGATATCAGTGACGTATTAAATACTGAAGTCGGTGTTGCAGTGCGCGCCGGCCAACATTGCACCATGCCATTAATGCAACGTTTTAATGTCGATTCTACTGTGCGCGCTTCCTTAGCGTTCTACAATAATAAAGCAGATATTGATGCCTTAATAAGCGGTTTACACACTTTAAAACAATTGTTTAAATAA
- the sufD gene encoding Fe-S cluster assembly protein SufD, with amino-acid sequence MLTNKKNVDLNAVAHYCQEYQRVEKKLIGQGEKHLHRLRLDALKQFSTHGFPSKKHADWKYTSLTALYQTPYSLSMSTSVNDVATSMLGPLNGDYRLVFVNGFFAAHLSTIPMLANNSIISNLCTMLHQYPDQLNATWKPKETVVENSFTHLNTAFMQEGVYIYLAANTRLSSPIEILFINTEEISQRFIPLRNIIIAEENSQATIIEKYIDLTYKNNANYFTNTVTECRLATNSHIEHYKAITESKQAQHVGNLYVTQQQQSQFSAYSLALSGALIRSDVTVKLLAPDAHCQLKGLYYAVGQQQVDHTTQIDHVSPHTRSEEFYKGIIDDRARAAFNGKVIVREQAIKSKAQQLNKNLLLSPLAEVNSKPQLEIFTDDIQCTHGASIGQLDKDALFYLRTRGLSVTAATELLVKAFIQDIIEQMPLFSDVTLPSLIKKTYESI; translated from the coding sequence ATGTTAACAAATAAAAAAAATGTTGACCTTAACGCCGTAGCCCACTATTGCCAGGAATACCAACGCGTTGAAAAAAAATTAATCGGTCAAGGAGAAAAACATTTGCATCGATTACGCTTGGATGCTTTAAAGCAATTTTCTACACACGGTTTTCCTAGTAAAAAACACGCCGATTGGAAATACACCTCTTTAACGGCATTATATCAAACTCCTTATTCTTTAAGTATGTCTACGTCTGTCAACGACGTCGCAACAAGCATGTTGGGTCCACTGAACGGCGATTATCGCTTAGTATTCGTGAATGGTTTTTTTGCCGCACATTTATCTACAATTCCGATGTTAGCGAATAACAGCATAATATCGAATTTATGCACTATGTTGCATCAATATCCTGATCAATTAAATGCGACTTGGAAACCTAAGGAAACGGTAGTAGAAAATAGTTTTACACATTTAAATACTGCCTTTATGCAAGAAGGTGTTTATATTTATTTAGCGGCTAACACGCGTTTGAGCTCTCCGATAGAAATTTTGTTTATTAATACAGAAGAAATATCCCAGCGCTTTATTCCATTGCGTAACATCATTATTGCTGAAGAAAATAGCCAAGCCACTATTATCGAAAAATACATCGATTTGACCTACAAAAATAATGCTAATTATTTTACGAATACCGTTACTGAATGCCGTTTAGCGACAAATAGCCATATTGAACATTACAAAGCCATCACCGAGAGTAAACAAGCACAGCATGTTGGCAATCTTTATGTTACACAACAACAACAGAGTCAATTTTCTGCTTATTCCTTGGCTTTAAGCGGCGCTTTAATTCGTAGCGATGTTACTGTTAAATTATTAGCACCCGATGCACATTGCCAATTAAAAGGTCTCTATTACGCTGTAGGTCAGCAACAAGTGGATCACACTACGCAGATCGATCATGTCAGCCCGCATACTCGCAGTGAAGAATTTTACAAAGGCATTATTGATGATCGCGCACGTGCTGCATTTAATGGCAAAGTGATTGTTCGTGAACAAGCGATTAAATCTAAAGCTCAACAGCTGAATAAAAATTTATTATTATCACCCCTTGCCGAAGTGAATAGTAAACCACAGTTAGAAATATTTACCGATGATATCCAATGTACGCATGGAGCTAGCATTGGTCAACTCGATAAAGATGCCTTATTTTATTTACGTACACGTGGATTAAGTGTAACTGCAGCGACGGAATTACTCGTTAAAGCCTTTATTCAAGACATCATTGAACAAATGCCGCTATTTAGTGATGTTACTTTACCCAGTTTAATTAAAAAAACATATGAAAGCATTTGA
- the sufC gene encoding Fe-S cluster assembly ATPase SufC, which yields MLTIKNLHAEVDNKKILRGINLQVKPGEIHAIMGPNGSGKSTLANVLAGRGNYTLTQGEINYLGEDLTQLTPELRARAGIFLAFQYPVEIPGVSNVYLLKASLNAIRKARGETELDAMDFLKLIKEKLKFVEMDQDFLYRSVNTGFSGGEKKRNEILQMALLEPKLALLDETDSGLDIDALKIIAEGVNNLRSPQRAMVLITHYQRLLDYIKPDHVHILASGKIIRSGNFSLAQILEKDGYSAILEEESLGETC from the coding sequence ATGTTAACTATTAAAAATTTACACGCAGAAGTCGATAACAAGAAAATATTACGTGGGATTAACCTACAGGTAAAACCCGGCGAAATACACGCGATCATGGGTCCTAATGGATCGGGTAAAAGTACCTTAGCCAATGTTTTAGCAGGCCGCGGCAATTACACACTCACGCAAGGCGAAATTAATTATTTAGGTGAAGATTTAACCCAATTAACACCTGAGCTACGCGCGCGTGCCGGAATATTTTTAGCGTTTCAATATCCCGTCGAAATCCCTGGCGTTAGCAATGTTTATTTGCTGAAAGCTTCGTTAAATGCTATCCGCAAAGCACGTGGTGAAACTGAGCTTGATGCCATGGATTTTTTAAAACTCATTAAGGAAAAGCTAAAGTTTGTCGAAATGGATCAAGATTTTTTGTACCGATCAGTTAATACAGGTTTTTCTGGCGGTGAGAAAAAGCGTAACGAAATTTTACAAATGGCACTTTTAGAACCTAAATTAGCACTTTTAGATGAAACAGATTCCGGTTTAGATATTGATGCTTTAAAAATAATTGCCGAGGGTGTGAATAATCTGCGTTCGCCACAACGTGCTATGGTGCTCATTACGCACTATCAACGTTTACTCGATTATATTAAACCAGACCATGTACATATACTGGCAAGCGGAAAAATTATTCGTTCCGGTAATTTTTCTTTGGCGCAAATCTTAGAAAAAGACGGTTATAGCGCTATTTTAGAAGAAGAATCCTTAGGTGAAACATGTTAA